Proteins encoded together in one Chelonoidis abingdonii isolate Lonesome George unplaced genomic scaffold, CheloAbing_2.0 scaffold0024, whole genome shotgun sequence window:
- the LOC116839014 gene encoding importin-4-like: MEPGQLGRVLSDLLQPDNALISRHQVSVGPVGPAAALLLLHQGFGALPQTPASSSQQGVTRPRTPPPDAWPARQPGALLLRACGALAAMAAGLGSGPLTLMRSLVPKVISAVRQLIPVNEVHASEAMEVFDELMESEVSVIVQHLSDVVGFCLEVASNRALGDALRVKALSTLSFLIKLRGKAVLKQRLLPPVLDALFPILSAEPPLGQLDAEDQESEDEGDEAQTPKHVAAQVIDMLALHLPPEKLFPQLPGRRGELSGASVTQTLTSFSRA, encoded by the exons GCACCAGGTCTCGGTGGGCCCTGTGGGCCCAGCTGCAGCGCTGCTCCTGCTGCATCAGGGGTTTGGAGCGCTGCCCCAGACTCCTGCCAGCTCATCCCAGCAGGGGGTGACGCGGCCCCGCACCCCACCACCCGA CGCCTGGCCAGCGCGCCAGCCAGGGGCGCTTCTACTACGCGCCTGCGGGGCGCTGGCGGCCATGGCTGCTGGTCTGGGCTCCGGACCACTG ACTCTCATGCGCTCCCTGGTCCCGAAGGTTATCTCGGCCGTCAGGCAGCTGATTCCTGTTAACGAG GTGCACGCCAGCGAAGCCATGGAGGTTTTTGACGAGCTGATGGAGAGTGAGGTCTCAGTCATTGTCCAGCATCTCTCTGACGTTGTTGGCTTCTGCCTGGAG GTGGCGTCGAACCGGGCGCTGGGGGACGCACTGCGGGTGAAGGCGCTTTCTACCCTCAGCTTCCTCATCAAACTGCGGGGCAAG GCTGTGCTGAAGCAGCGGCTGCTGCCACCCGTGCTGGACGCCCTGTTCCCCATCCTGAGTGCGGAGCCCCCCCTGGGACAGCTGGACGCCGAGGACCAGGAGAGCGAGGACGAGGGGGATGAGGCCCAGACCCCCAAACATGTGGCTGCCCAG GTGATCGACAtgctggccctgcacctgccccctGAGAAACTCTTCCCCCAGCTG CCAGGGCGGCGCGGTGAGCTGTCCGGAGCCAGCGTCACCCAGACTCTCACGAGTTTCTCCAGAGCATAG